From a single Streptomyces sp. NBC_01294 genomic region:
- a CDS encoding IS3 family transposase (programmed frameshift), with protein MGMKHYPAEFKADAVALYRSRPGATIKSVAGDLGVNTETLRNWIRAADRRRPGSHSTQPAASQASGDDVQAELAAALKRIRELEEERDILRKAARYFANGDALVNRCQFVEDHQRRFGVTRLCSLLGISRSSFYYWRRTAAARAARQIAEAGLAAWMRKVHQDSDGTYGAPRITAELRDEGGPVVNHKRVARIMRTIGLEGVRLLRRHRTTLADQTAPKTPDLIGRDFTAAAVNTKYVGDITYLPVSGAKPLYLATVIDLASRRLAGWAIADHMRTELVIDALAAAERTRGSLDGAIMHTDHGSQYTSRAFAEICRSAGVRQSMGAVGSSADNAAAESFNAALKRETLKGRKGWSSEREARLDAFCWLTRYNTRRRHSRLGQRSPIAYENDSQPTATTLAQAA; from the exons GTGGGGATGAAGCACTACCCCGCCGAGTTCAAGGCGGACGCGGTCGCGTTGTACCGGTCACGGCCAGGAGCGACGATCAAGTCCGTCGCCGGCGATCTCGGGGTGAACACCGAGACGCTGCGGAACTGGATCCGGGCCGCCGACAGGCGCCGCCCCGGCTCCCACTCGACACAGCCGGCCGCTTCGCAAGCCAGCGGTGACGACGTGCAGGCGGAGTTGGCCGCAGCTCTGAAGAGGATCCGCGAGCTGGAGGAAGAGCGCGACATTCTCCGCAAGGCGGCCCGGTATTTCGCGA ACGGAGACGCGCTGGTGAACCGCTGCCAGTTCGTTGAAGATCACCAGCGCCGGTTCGGCGTCACGCGGCTGTGCTCACTGCTGGGAATCTCTCGCTCGAGCTTCTACTACTGGCGCCGCACCGCAGCGGCAAGGGCGGCCCGGCAGATTGCCGAGGCCGGGCTCGCAGCCTGGATGCGCAAGGTCCACCAGGACTCCGACGGCACCTACGGAGCCCCCAGGATCACAGCCGAACTCCGCGACGAGGGCGGCCCGGTGGTCAACCACAAACGCGTCGCGAGGATCATGCGGACCATCGGGCTCGAGGGAGTCCGTCTGCTCCGCCGGCACCGCACCACCCTCGCGGACCAGACAGCGCCGAAGACGCCGGATCTGATCGGCCGTGACTTCACCGCGGCCGCGGTGAACACGAAGTACGTCGGCGACATCACATACCTGCCGGTCAGCGGCGCGAAACCGCTCTATCTCGCGACCGTAATCGACCTCGCCTCCCGCCGGCTGGCCGGGTGGGCGATCGCCGATCACATGCGAACCGAGCTCGTCATCGACGCCCTGGCGGCCGCCGAGCGAACCCGCGGCAGTCTCGATGGAGCGATCATGCACACGGACCACGGGTCTCAATATACGAGTCGGGCCTTCGCCGAAATCTGCAGGTCAGCAGGGGTTCGGCAGAGCATGGGCGCGGTCGGGTCCAGCGCGGACAACGCCGCCGCGGAAAGCTTCAACGCCGCCCTCAAGAGGGAGACTCTCAAAGGCCGCAAAGGCTGGTCCAGCGAGCGCGAGGCCCGGCTCGACGCCTTCTGCTGGCTGACCCGATACAACACCCGACGCCGGCACTCCCGCCTCGGTCAGCGGTCCCCGATCGCCTACGAGAACGACTCCCAACCAACAGCAACTACCCTGGCCCAAGCCGCATAG
- a CDS encoding nSTAND1 domain-containing NTPase has protein sequence MTGTEKEPADGTASDLLTAMVQVLRPDGAVAGAGFLVSDKVVVTCAHVVEAAGGRPGAAVQVAFPHVRGVGQVEGQVPGELWRATQDEDVAFIRLSSMPAGARVLPLGSAEGCRGHQVRSFGFPAQAPPEGHFGFGVAGDLLPGSGSRSAHLQLTAANDLTTGFSGGPVLDEVTGLVIGMLTEIAAPDEFGKGQGVAYVTPTQVLRGILPELVEREVCPYRGLEPFTAEHARWFQGRQEAVRQVVTNLAQQRRLTLLLGPSGSGKSSLIQAGVLRELTEGELPGSDRWLVLIARPRQDLAAEIERAGLPGAITEGIAGAVTRRLAAEPDHQRILLIIDQFEELFIQTADGHRRNQQSVADQIAAAVDSHTALSVILVMRDDFYPQLAALAPGLLKAATSGLLNVPGTLNQRDLNDIITLPARDVGLHFQPGLPERIVSDVLATNPEEAPTQQAPVTVLPLLELTLSQLWVRRQNGHLTHESYRRLGAVSGSLTTWCDSALNELPPDQQLIARRILTSLVRPADRRRRVPAVRAQVPLDELRDLAAGPDGAPDGDVDTVLAALARHRIITTQTLRDPQRPDAPPGEPVAELIHDALIRDWGTLSEWVRQDHRFHDWLERTRERHASYAEKGDPGDLLGGTALAEGLEWARQRRLPGEISAFIMGSKQRQQAAIRRTRRLNTALATLVVVMLLALLAGGAAVWQWRTAAVQRQAAQSRQFAIQADTLIDTNPELASLLAIEAYRTSSTAESIASLQTAAGPSRRRPLTGHSGAVNSVMFSPKKGQTFATASSDRTVRLWDGDTGKTHGVLPKQAGAVLSVAFSRDGTLATAGKDGTVQLWDVDPVKSRAVLPKQAVAVLAVAFSPDGSTLATGSADSTVRLWDRATGKIRATLTGHTDAVQSVAFSPDGRTLATGSTDSTVRLWDRATAEIRATLTGHTDAVQSVAFSPDGRTLATGSTDSTVRLWEVATGRSRTRFALTGHTDAVQSVAFSPDGKSLATASTDKTARLWDVPTGTSRATLVGHTAAVWSVAFSPDGRSLATASADRTVQLRGVVVLSSSAAIQQICRTVKRDFTPEEREAYHPSRGPVCPTSGSG, from the coding sequence GTGACTGGCACGGAGAAGGAACCGGCTGACGGCACTGCATCAGACCTGCTCACCGCCATGGTCCAGGTGCTCCGGCCGGATGGAGCGGTGGCCGGGGCGGGGTTCCTGGTGTCCGACAAGGTCGTGGTCACCTGCGCGCACGTCGTCGAAGCGGCCGGAGGCCGGCCGGGGGCTGCGGTGCAGGTGGCCTTCCCTCATGTGAGGGGTGTGGGTCAGGTGGAGGGCCAGGTCCCGGGCGAGCTGTGGCGAGCCACCCAAGACGAGGACGTGGCCTTCATCCGTCTGAGTAGCATGCCGGCTGGGGCGCGGGTGCTGCCGTTGGGCTCCGCGGAGGGGTGCCGGGGTCACCAGGTGCGCTCGTTCGGATTCCCCGCGCAGGCCCCGCCGGAAGGACACTTCGGCTTCGGCGTGGCCGGCGATCTACTGCCGGGCTCGGGCAGCCGGAGTGCGCACCTGCAGCTCACCGCAGCCAACGATCTCACCACCGGGTTCAGCGGCGGGCCCGTGCTCGACGAGGTGACCGGCCTGGTCATCGGCATGCTCACGGAGATCGCCGCGCCCGACGAGTTCGGAAAGGGGCAGGGCGTCGCGTATGTCACTCCGACACAGGTACTGCGGGGGATCCTGCCCGAGCTGGTGGAGCGGGAAGTATGCCCGTACCGGGGACTGGAGCCGTTCACCGCGGAGCACGCCCGGTGGTTCCAGGGCCGGCAGGAGGCGGTACGGCAGGTCGTGACGAACCTGGCACAGCAGCGGCGGCTGACGCTGCTGCTGGGGCCGTCGGGGTCGGGCAAATCGTCGCTGATCCAAGCGGGGGTTCTGCGGGAGCTGACGGAGGGGGAACTGCCGGGGAGTGATCGGTGGCTGGTGCTGATCGCACGGCCGAGGCAGGACCTGGCGGCAGAGATCGAACGTGCAGGGCTGCCGGGAGCCATCACCGAGGGCATCGCCGGGGCGGTCACCCGTCGGCTGGCAGCCGAGCCCGACCATCAGCGCATCCTGCTGATCATCGACCAGTTCGAAGAGCTCTTCATCCAGACAGCCGACGGCCACCGGCGGAACCAGCAGTCCGTCGCGGACCAGATCGCCGCAGCGGTCGACTCACATACCGCGCTCAGCGTGATCCTGGTCATGCGGGACGACTTCTATCCCCAGCTGGCCGCCCTGGCACCAGGGCTGCTGAAAGCAGCGACCTCGGGGCTCCTCAATGTTCCGGGCACCTTGAACCAGCGGGACCTGAACGACATCATCACCCTCCCGGCCCGGGACGTGGGTCTCCATTTCCAACCAGGACTGCCTGAGCGGATCGTCTCCGACGTCCTGGCCACCAATCCCGAGGAAGCGCCCACCCAACAGGCACCCGTTACGGTGCTCCCCCTGCTGGAGCTGACACTCAGCCAGCTGTGGGTCCGGCGCCAGAACGGCCACCTCACCCATGAGTCCTACCGTCGCCTCGGAGCGGTCAGCGGGAGCCTGACCACCTGGTGCGACAGCGCCCTCAACGAACTACCGCCCGATCAGCAGCTCATCGCGCGACGCATCCTGACCTCACTGGTGAGACCCGCCGACCGCAGACGCCGTGTCCCGGCCGTCCGTGCCCAAGTCCCCCTCGACGAACTGCGCGACCTGGCGGCGGGCCCCGACGGTGCACCCGATGGCGACGTCGACACCGTCCTGGCCGCCCTCGCCCGTCATCGCATCATCACTACACAGACGCTGCGCGACCCCCAACGCCCCGATGCGCCTCCCGGGGAGCCGGTAGCCGAACTGATCCATGATGCGCTCATCCGTGACTGGGGAACATTAAGCGAGTGGGTCAGGCAGGATCACCGTTTCCACGACTGGCTCGAACGGACCCGTGAACGGCATGCCAGCTACGCCGAGAAGGGAGATCCAGGAGACCTGCTCGGGGGAACAGCGCTCGCGGAAGGGCTGGAATGGGCGCGGCAACGCCGGCTGCCGGGCGAAATCTCAGCCTTCATCATGGGCAGCAAGCAGCGACAACAGGCGGCTATCCGACGTACCAGGCGCCTCAACACAGCGCTGGCGACGCTGGTGGTCGTCATGCTCCTGGCACTCCTCGCCGGAGGGGCCGCCGTGTGGCAGTGGCGGACGGCGGCCGTCCAGCGCCAAGCAGCACAGTCCCGGCAATTTGCCATCCAGGCTGACACTCTCATTGATACCAACCCTGAACTCGCCTCGCTGCTGGCCATCGAGGCATATCGAACCAGCAGCACTGCAGAGTCCATCGCAAGCCTGCAAACCGCTGCAGGTCCCTCACGGCGCCGCCCTTTGACCGGGCACTCCGGCGCAGTGAATTCGGTGATGTTCAGCCCGAAAAAGGGTCAGACCTTCGCCACCGCCAGCAGCGACCGCACCGTACGGCTGTGGGACGGGGACACAGGCAAGACCCACGGTGTCCTGCCCAAACAAGCAGGTGCGGTGCTGTCAGTGGCCTTCAGCCGTGATGGAACCCTCGCCACTGCCGGCAAGGACGGCACCGTACAGCTGTGGGACGTGGACCCAGTCAAGTCCCGCGCTGTCCTGCCCAAACAAGCAGTTGCGGTGCTGGCAGTGGCGTTCAGCCCTGATGGATCGACCCTCGCTACCGGAAGCGCCGACAGCACGGTACGACTGTGGGACCGTGCCACAGGCAAGATCCGCGCCACCCTTACCGGGCATACGGACGCGGTGCAGTCCGTGGCGTTCAGCCCCGACGGACGCACCCTCGCTACCGGAAGCACCGACAGCACGGTACGACTGTGGGACCGTGCCACAGCCGAGATCCGCGCCACCCTTACCGGGCATACGGACGCGGTGCAGTCCGTGGCGTTCAGCCCCGACGGACGCACCCTCGCTACCGGAAGCACCGACAGCACGGTACGACTGTGGGAGGTCGCCACAGGCAGGTCCCGGACCCGCTTCGCCCTGACCGGGCACACGGACGCAGTCCAGTCCGTGGCGTTCAGCCCCGATGGAAAATCCCTCGCCACCGCCAGCACCGACAAGACTGCCCGGCTATGGGACGTGCCCACCGGCACGTCCCGCGCAACCCTCGTTGGGCACACGGCCGCAGTCTGGTCGGTGGCGTTCAGCCCTGACGGGCGCAGCCTCGCCACCGCCAGCGCCGATCGCACCGTACAACTGCGGGGCGTGGTCGTTCTCTCCTCCTCCGCGGCAATCCAGCAGATCTGCCGCACAGTCAAACGCGACTTCACCCCAGAGGAACGAGAGGCATACCATCCAAGCCGAGGGCCCGTATGCCCAACCTCTGGTAGCGGCTGA
- a CDS encoding CU044_2847 family protein: protein MKAGRIGDAVRELPVTLEGALEPVTEAVRATLGQLRRAGPDQVTVEFGVDLAVEAGAVITKSQAGCHLKVTVSWQGDGSGHPRAGTGTD from the coding sequence GTGAAAGCTGGCCGTATCGGTGACGCCGTACGCGAGTTGCCGGTGACTCTGGAAGGGGCCCTGGAGCCGGTCACGGAGGCTGTCCGCGCCACCCTCGGCCAGCTACGCAGGGCCGGCCCAGATCAGGTCACTGTCGAGTTCGGCGTCGACCTGGCGGTCGAGGCCGGGGCCGTGATCACCAAGAGCCAGGCCGGCTGTCACCTGAAGGTGACCGTTTCCTGGCAGGGTGACGGCTCCGGTCACCCTCGCGCAGGCACGGGTACGGACTGA